One Pseudodesulfovibrio cashew DNA window includes the following coding sequences:
- a CDS encoding TIGR00730 family Rossman fold protein, producing the protein MTPKKKRICVYLGSNPGFDPAYGEAAEALARELARREIGLVYGGSNVGLMGLIANTCLEAGGEVIGVIPELLVEKEVAHTGLSKLHVVKSMHERKQKMADLSEGFITLPGGIGTLEEFFEALTWSQLGYHAKPCGLLDVKGYYTALAEHMDRMVLHGFLIQEHRSMVLTDADPASLLDQFETYVAPKVNKWIEKKKGL; encoded by the coding sequence ATGACCCCGAAGAAGAAGCGAATTTGTGTTTATCTCGGCTCCAACCCCGGCTTCGACCCGGCCTACGGCGAGGCCGCCGAAGCCCTTGCCCGGGAGCTGGCCAGGCGGGAAATCGGCCTGGTATACGGCGGCTCCAATGTCGGCCTCATGGGCCTTATCGCCAACACCTGCCTGGAGGCGGGCGGTGAGGTTATCGGCGTCATCCCGGAATTGCTGGTGGAGAAGGAAGTGGCGCACACGGGGCTGTCCAAGCTCCACGTGGTCAAGTCCATGCACGAGCGCAAGCAGAAGATGGCCGACCTTTCCGAAGGCTTCATTACCCTGCCCGGCGGCATCGGCACGCTGGAGGAGTTCTTCGAGGCCCTGACGTGGAGCCAGTTGGGCTATCACGCCAAACCCTGCGGTCTGCTCGACGTCAAGGGCTACTACACCGCCCTGGCCGAACACATGGACCGCATGGTCCTGCACGGCTTTCTGATTCAGGAGCACCGCAGCATGGTCCTCACCGACGCCGACCCCGCCAGTCTCCTCGATCAGTTCGAGACGTATGTGGCGCCCAAGGTGAAC